The stretch of DNA AGTGCTGCCGGTCATCAGCTGCAGCAGCATTGAGCTGGCCTGCCGGTTATTGAGCATCACGATGCTGGCGATGGCCTGGAACAGCGCATTCAGCGCCAGGCCGTTCAGCAGCACCCGCTGCGGGTTAAAGGCGCTCTGGCGGCTGCTCCACAGCGTCACCAGCAGGCTAATTAATGCCCCGGAGGCGCTGCTGAGGATCATCAGTCCCGTGCCTCCGGCAGGAAACAGCAGCAGAAACGCCGTCACGCCCATGGCCGCCCCGCCGCCGATGCCGAGGATCTCCGGGCTTGCCAGCGGGTTGCCGCTGACGCGCTGCATCAGCACGCCCGCCGCGGCTAACAAGGCTCCGGCGCTTAATGCCGCCAGCAGCCGCGGGAGCCGCATCGGCAGCAGAGCGTGCTGTTCCGCAAGCGTCGTCCAGTGCCAGCCGTGCAGCCCCTGCCCGACAAACAGCGACAGCACGATAGCCACCAGCAGCAGCGCAAAGGCCATGCCCGCCGGGAAGCGCCCGCCACCCGCCTCGCCTTCCCAGGCCGAAGGCGTGGTGTCCAGCACCTGATGCCGGGCTTTAGAGGCCAGCAGGATCAGCAGCGGCCCGCCGGTTAAGGCGGTTAGCATGCCGACGGGCAGCAGTTGCCCGTCCAGCAGCGTAATGCGACTCACGCAAAGGTCGGTGAACCACAGCAAGCCGGCGCCGATAAGCAGCGAATGGCAGAGCATTTGCCGCGTGGTTCGCGCCCCACCTGACCGGGCCAGGTGCGGTGCGGCGAGGCCGATAAAACCAATCACCCCGACGCTATTAATGATGAAAGCGCTCATCACTAAAGCCAGCGCCATCGCCGCCGAACGGATCAGCAGCGGAGAAGCACCTAAGCTGCTCACCATCGCCTCCGGCAGCCTGAGCAGCGCCAGCGGGCGAAGCAACAACAGCAATGCCAGCAAACACAGCCCCAGCCAGGGCAGGATCGTCGTCACGCCGCCCCAGTCCTGCTGCGCCAGCGAGCCGCCGCCCCACATCAGCACCGACAGCAGAAAACGATCGTTGATTACCGCCATGATCATCGTCAGCGAGCCACACCACAGGTTGACCAGCATCCCCGCCTGAATCATCACCAGCGGCGACAGGCGCTGCCGCCACGCAAGCAGCAGAACCAGCAGCAAAGCGGCAAGTTCCCCGGTAATCACCACGCCGGTGCGCGCCGTTAGCAGCGTGGCCGGGAACCACATCGAAGCCACGCCTAAAGCCAGCGTCGCACCGGAGGTCATGCCGAGGGTAATCGGCTCCGCCAGCGGATTGCGCAGCGCCCGCTGCATCAGCCAGCCGCAAATCGCCAGCCCCGCGCCGCCGAGCCACGCCATCACCTGCTGCGGGAACCACATGGAATGCAGGATCACCGCCTGCGCATCCGGCATCTGCGAGCTGAACAGCACGCTCAGGCCGTGAACAAGCCCGCCGTGCTGCGCCACGATCAGGCTTGCCGCCCAGAGTGCGGCTATCAGCAGCCAGGAAGCCGTCGTTTTTCCCGTCTCAGCCACGTTGCCACCCCGTCACAATTTGCCCCAGCGCTTCGGCTATACGTGTCGCCGTCACCAGCGCGCCGCCGGAATTGAATTTTTGCGCAGGGAAAGCCAGCTGAGGCTGAAAAGTGAGCGGCAGGCGCTGCCACAGCAATGAACTTTGCCAGCGCTGAATCAGCGGCAGCTGGCCATCTTCCGGCAGCAGAATCAGCCCGGCATCTTCTGCACCGATGCGCGCCAGCTCGACCATCGCTTCTCCCTGGGAATTAACGCCGCCTTGCCAGGCATTACGGAACCCGCAGCGGATTAAGACATCTCCCACAAGGCTGCCTGCGCCGTACAGCCGCATATGCAGGGCGTCTATCGGCGTGGCGATCAGTAGCGGGCGTCGATAAGCTTCAGCCGCTGCTCGGGCACGAAGCGCGGCCTGTTCAAAGGCCGCCAATACCGCACGCGCCTGAGGTGCACGCTGCAGGACGGTAGACAGCTTATTGAGGGCGATTTGCCATTCGGCGAGGCTGCCGGTTGGCAGGGTAAGCGTCGGCGCGATGCGCTCCAACTGGGGCTTGAGCAGCGCATGGCCTGGGGTGATCGCCATAAGATCGGGCTTCAGCGCGTACAGCGTTTCGAGGTTCGGCTGAAACAGCAGGCCAATATCCACCACGCTGGCGGGCAGTTCCGGGGTGCCAATCAGCTTACGGTACCAGTCGGGAGCAGAAACCGACTGCGGCGTGACGCCGAGCGCCAGAATCAGCTCGGTCAGCCCCCAGTCGAGCACGGCCACGCGCTGCGGAGGACCTGAAACGGCACCAGCCGCCCCGATAAACGGGGCAGCCAGCGCAAGGGTTAGTAAACGTCTGCGGGAGAGCATTCGCTTACCACTGGTAGCTTAACGTGGCCACGTACTGACGCTTAACCGCGTACTCACAGCCGTTGTTCTGGCAGGCGGCGAGGTAAGTTTTGTTCGTCAGGTTGGCGGCGTTAAGCGCGAGCTGCCACTGGCGGTACTGCCAGCCAATGCGGGCGTCATACACCGTGGCTCCAGGCACCTGCAGCGAGTTGTCGGTCGTGGCATAGCTTGGGCCGACGTAACGCACGCCGCCGCCGAGGGAGAAGCCGTCCAGCGGGCCGCTGAACGCGTACTGGCTCCAGAGTTTAGCCAGGTTGCGTGAAATCCCCGTGGGGTGTTTGCCTTCGCTGCCGTCGTTCGCTTTCAGCACTTCCGGGTCGGTCAGCGAGTAAGAAGCAAGGATCTGCCAGGCTGGCGTAACGTTAATTTTTCCTTCCAGCTCGATCCCTCGGGAGCGGATCTCGCCGGTCTGCACGCTGTAGTTAACGTGATCGGGATCCGGCGTGGCGACGTTAGTCTGGCGCAGATCGAACAGCGCAAGCGTAAACAGCGCGTCCATCCCAACCGGATCGTATTTCAGCCCGACTTCGGTCTGCTTGCCTTTGGTTGGCTTAAACGCGTTACCGTTAAAGTCGGTGCCGGCGCCTGGCACGAACGAGGTCGAATAGCTGATGTATGGCGCAATGCCGTTATCAAAGTGGTACAGC from Cedecea neteri encodes:
- a CDS encoding ABC transporter substrate-binding protein; this encodes MLSRRRLLTLALAAPFIGAAGAVSGPPQRVAVLDWGLTELILALGVTPQSVSAPDWYRKLIGTPELPASVVDIGLLFQPNLETLYALKPDLMAITPGHALLKPQLERIAPTLTLPTGSLAEWQIALNKLSTVLQRAPQARAVLAAFEQAALRARAAAEAYRRPLLIATPIDALHMRLYGAGSLVGDVLIRCGFRNAWQGGVNSQGEAMVELARIGAEDAGLILLPEDGQLPLIQRWQSSLLWQRLPLTFQPQLAFPAQKFNSGGALVTATRIAEALGQIVTGWQRG
- the fhuB gene encoding Fe(3+)-hydroxamate ABC transporter permease FhuB, which produces MAETGKTTASWLLIAALWAASLIVAQHGGLVHGLSVLFSSQMPDAQAVILHSMWFPQQVMAWLGGAGLAICGWLMQRALRNPLAEPITLGMTSGATLALGVASMWFPATLLTARTGVVITGELAALLLVLLLAWRQRLSPLVMIQAGMLVNLWCGSLTMIMAVINDRFLLSVLMWGGGSLAQQDWGGVTTILPWLGLCLLALLLLLRPLALLRLPEAMVSSLGASPLLIRSAAMALALVMSAFIINSVGVIGFIGLAAPHLARSGGARTTRQMLCHSLLIGAGLLWFTDLCVSRITLLDGQLLPVGMLTALTGGPLLILLASKARHQVLDTTPSAWEGEAGGGRFPAGMAFALLLVAIVLSLFVGQGLHGWHWTTLAEQHALLPMRLPRLLAALSAGALLAAAGVLMQRVSGNPLASPEILGIGGGAAMGVTAFLLLFPAGGTGLMILSSASGALISLLVTLWSSRQSAFNPQRVLLNGLALNALFQAIASIVMLNNRQASSMLLQLMTGSTYYVNNGIAIGVFFAMLVLLALSPLCKRWLLLLPLGQVSGSLGVNVAKARISVLALAALMTGLATLIVGPVSFVGLLGPHLARKMGAKRPMAQLFTAALLSALIMVLADWMGRNFLYPRQLPVGLVASLVGVPLLVWPLIRSRAHTHQQ